A window of Corallococcus macrosporus DSM 14697 contains these coding sequences:
- a CDS encoding c-type cytochrome, translating to MSSDKPLVHSVYDGIEEHDNHLPNWWLFILWTSIVFSAGYWFWYHIAEAGPGQLGEYAAESAEVAKRASGNKPASDDMLLALAKDPASVDSGKQVFQANCAACHGAQGQGLIGPNLTDAYWMHGGGPMAIHKVVADGVVAKGMPAWERTLGAERVKAVTAYLLTLKGTHAPGGKEPQGEAEQP from the coding sequence ATGAGTAGCGACAAGCCGCTGGTGCACTCCGTCTATGACGGCATCGAGGAGCACGACAACCACCTGCCCAACTGGTGGCTGTTCATCCTCTGGACGTCCATCGTCTTCAGCGCGGGCTACTGGTTCTGGTACCACATCGCGGAGGCGGGGCCGGGGCAGCTCGGGGAGTACGCCGCCGAGTCCGCGGAGGTGGCGAAGCGCGCGTCCGGCAACAAGCCCGCGTCCGACGACATGCTGCTCGCGCTGGCCAAGGACCCGGCCTCCGTGGACAGCGGCAAGCAGGTGTTCCAGGCGAACTGCGCGGCCTGTCACGGCGCGCAGGGACAGGGGCTCATCGGCCCCAACCTGACGGACGCGTACTGGATGCACGGCGGCGGGCCCATGGCCATCCACAAGGTCGTGGCGGACGGCGTGGTGGCCAAGGGCATGCCCGCGTGGGAGCGCACCCTGGGCGCCGAGCGCGTGAAGGCCGTCACCGCCTACCTGCTCACGCTCAAGGGCACCCACGCGCCCGGCGGCAAGGAGCCGCAGGGCGAGGCCGAGCAGCCGTAG
- a CDS encoding cbb3-type cytochrome oxidase subunit 3, whose translation MYKQFYQGMSLTELPLFALVLFIAVFFGVVAWVFLARRSGDFDALARMPLSERGEGGHE comes from the coding sequence ATGTACAAGCAATTCTACCAAGGGATGTCGCTCACCGAGCTGCCCCTCTTCGCGTTGGTCCTGTTCATCGCGGTGTTCTTCGGCGTCGTCGCCTGGGTGTTCCTGGCGCGGCGCAGCGGGGACTTCGACGCGCTCGCGCGGATGCCCTTGAGCGAACGGGGGGAGGGCGGCCATGAGTAG
- the ccoN gene encoding cytochrome-c oxidase, cbb3-type subunit I, translating to MHQQRIIYDDTTVRRFILASVLFGIVGMAVGALAASQLAWWQANLGIPYTTYSRLRPLHTNAVIFAFVGNMMFAGIYYSTQRLLKTRMASDLLSKIHFWGWQLIIVAAAISLPLGITTSKEYAELEWPIDVAIAVIWVVFAINFFWTLARRHEKNLYVAIWFYIATIVTVAVLHIVNSLALPLSGLKSYSVYAGVQDALVQWWYGHNAVAFFLTTPILGIMYYFLPKAAERPVYSYRLSIIHFWALVFIYIWAGPHHLLYTALPDWAQSLGMIFSVMLWAPSWGGMLNGLLTLKGAWYKLREDPVLKFLIAGVTFYGMATFEGPLLSIKSVSALAHYTDWIVGHVHSGALGWNGFMAAGMFYWLVPRLYGTKLHSPKAADAHFWLGTVGILLYMVSMWISGVTQGLMWQAANADGTLLYPNFVETLLAIRPMYIVRFVGGSMYLVGFIMMAWNLWKTARAGRAVDGETTVVVDPPVSAEALAPAKAPTPAWVQVMTGRPLVFAIAILTVTMFLGWAKPVRAVVLLGAIIALGEFAWIVTRRDREAGRPSWFGLIEGRPLAFTVLTLIAILIGGVAELLPTIMLKQAVPAHGQAQEPYSPLELQGRDLYVREGCYTCHSQMIRPFVAETQRYGDVSRAEEFIYDHPFQWGSKRTGPDLHRLGGKYPNLWHYTHMMDPRATSPGSNMPPYPWLAEQRIAVKDAPKKLALMQRLGVPYSNADVDGAEARQKAQAEGITADLAGQGVQVAWDSEMVAIIAYLQRLGRGPQDLPAPPEKAPAPRPDRLPAATIASEEVR from the coding sequence GTGCATCAGCAACGAATCATCTATGACGACACCACGGTCCGGCGCTTCATCCTCGCGTCGGTGCTGTTCGGCATCGTGGGCATGGCGGTAGGGGCGCTGGCGGCCAGTCAGCTCGCCTGGTGGCAGGCGAACCTGGGCATCCCCTATACGACGTACTCCCGCCTGCGCCCGCTGCACACGAACGCGGTCATCTTCGCCTTCGTGGGCAACATGATGTTCGCGGGCATCTACTACTCCACGCAGCGTCTGCTGAAGACGCGCATGGCGTCGGACCTGCTCTCGAAAATCCACTTCTGGGGCTGGCAGCTCATCATCGTCGCGGCGGCGATTTCACTGCCCCTGGGCATCACCACGTCCAAGGAGTACGCGGAGCTGGAGTGGCCCATTGACGTGGCCATCGCCGTCATCTGGGTCGTCTTCGCCATCAACTTCTTCTGGACGCTGGCCAGGCGCCACGAGAAGAACCTCTACGTCGCCATCTGGTTCTACATCGCCACCATCGTCACGGTGGCGGTGCTGCACATCGTCAACAGCCTGGCGCTGCCGCTGTCGGGGCTGAAGAGCTACTCCGTCTACGCGGGCGTCCAGGACGCGCTGGTGCAGTGGTGGTACGGCCACAACGCCGTCGCCTTCTTCCTCACCACGCCCATCCTGGGCATCATGTATTACTTCCTGCCCAAGGCGGCGGAGCGGCCGGTGTACTCGTACCGGCTGTCCATCATCCACTTCTGGGCCCTGGTCTTCATCTACATCTGGGCCGGTCCGCACCACCTGCTCTACACGGCGCTGCCGGACTGGGCGCAGTCGCTGGGCATGATCTTCAGCGTCATGCTGTGGGCGCCGTCGTGGGGCGGCATGCTCAACGGCCTGCTCACGCTGAAGGGCGCCTGGTACAAGCTGCGCGAGGACCCCGTCCTCAAGTTCCTCATCGCCGGCGTCACCTTCTACGGCATGGCCACCTTCGAGGGGCCGCTGCTGTCCATCAAGTCGGTGAGCGCGCTGGCGCATTACACGGACTGGATTGTCGGCCACGTCCACAGCGGCGCGCTGGGCTGGAACGGCTTCATGGCGGCCGGCATGTTCTACTGGCTGGTGCCCAGGCTGTACGGCACGAAGCTGCACTCGCCCAAGGCGGCGGACGCGCACTTCTGGCTCGGGACGGTGGGCATCCTCCTCTACATGGTGTCGATGTGGATCAGCGGCGTCACGCAGGGCCTCATGTGGCAGGCGGCGAACGCTGACGGCACGCTGCTCTACCCGAACTTCGTGGAGACGCTGCTGGCCATCCGGCCCATGTACATCGTCCGCTTCGTCGGCGGGTCCATGTACCTGGTGGGCTTCATCATGATGGCGTGGAACCTGTGGAAGACGGCCCGCGCCGGCAGGGCCGTGGACGGGGAGACCACCGTCGTCGTGGACCCTCCCGTGTCAGCCGAAGCGCTCGCGCCCGCCAAGGCCCCGACGCCCGCCTGGGTGCAGGTGATGACGGGCCGGCCGCTGGTGTTCGCCATCGCCATCCTCACCGTGACGATGTTCCTCGGGTGGGCGAAGCCGGTGCGCGCGGTGGTGCTGCTGGGCGCCATCATCGCGCTGGGCGAGTTCGCCTGGATTGTCACCCGCAGGGACCGTGAAGCCGGCCGCCCGTCGTGGTTCGGCCTCATCGAGGGCAGGCCGCTGGCCTTCACGGTGCTCACGCTCATCGCCATCCTGATTGGCGGCGTGGCGGAGCTGCTGCCCACCATCATGCTGAAGCAGGCGGTGCCGGCGCATGGCCAGGCGCAGGAGCCGTACTCGCCGCTGGAGCTCCAGGGCCGCGACCTCTACGTCCGTGAGGGCTGCTACACCTGCCACTCGCAGATGATTCGGCCCTTCGTGGCGGAGACGCAGCGCTACGGCGACGTGTCCCGCGCGGAGGAGTTCATCTACGACCACCCCTTCCAGTGGGGCAGCAAGCGCACCGGTCCGGACCTGCACCGCCTGGGCGGCAAGTACCCGAACCTCTGGCACTACACGCACATGATGGACCCTCGGGCGACGAGCCCCGGCTCCAACATGCCGCCGTACCCGTGGCTGGCCGAGCAGCGCATCGCCGTGAAGGACGCGCCGAAGAAGCTGGCGCTGATGCAGCGGCTGGGCGTGCCGTACAGCAACGCGGACGTGGACGGCGCCGAGGCGCGGCAGAAGGCGCAGGCGGAGGGCATCACCGCGGACCTGGCGGGGCAGGGCGTCCAGGTGGCGTGGGACTCGGAGATGGTGGCCATCATCGCCTACCTCCAGCGCCTGGGGCGCGGGCCTCAGGATTTGCCCGCGCCGCCGGAGAAGGCGCCCGCGCCGCGGCCGGACCGCCTGCCCGCCGCCACCATCGCCAGTGAGGAGGTCCGCTGA
- a CDS encoding heavy metal translocating P-type ATPase, which produces MPASTTSEPAPATCLHCGSPVPPGSAARDFCCVGCEAVHGLLVEQGLTRYYQLAQGRTAPAPEPRKERAFAWLEPLISRAESIPGPLCALELDVQGIHCAACVWLMNELFRRQPGGAGLTVDPALGKVRMQWRRGAFDVAEFLRGVEGFGYRFGPSRKRPERASLDLPIRLGVCAALSMNVMLFSVSFYVGLTPEDGEAFRLFTRLSLWLSSAVVGVGGWPFFRAALQGLRRGVLHLDLPIALGILLVFGMSLAQARGGRGDLAYFDTLNTFVTLMLVGRWLQQRVLERNRRFLLDDDGAEGLFVRREEGTRLATVRAAEVADGDVLVIAPGDLVPVDAALLDSGARVSTDWMTGEPGERAVGQGEALPAGAFNAGREAVRVQAKQAFTDSPLVALLRRAPADAGGPALHTRFWDRVSRRWVATVLFVSALGLASWWPAGPDKALEVAVALLVVTCPCAIGIATPLAYELVQARLRRGGFFIRSTDLLDRLPRVRKVLFDKTGTLTLGRLELVDRAAVTGLTPATRDVAFDLVSRSNHPASRCLAAALARGGARFNPEARVAERAGQGLEMVREGVRWRLGRADWATEARVAEPQVHAPDRPFAAEGRLPKAPARVEVLLSGAGLAAGPVLTRDGVPVAFFQLQESVRPDARREVHALQGEGREVWLISGDLPTRVEALAAALGIPAGHALGGLRPEDKAEAVAKLDAADTLYLGDGVNDSLAFERALCAGTPAIDRPVMPGKSDFFLLGEGLGAIREALRLSARLRRVVRRLLALAVGYNVVAVSVCLSGWMTPLRAAVAMPATSLATVLFTVWWLSASRERAAAATPTPPLREVPA; this is translated from the coding sequence ATGCCTGCCTCCACGACCTCGGAGCCTGCTCCGGCCACCTGTCTCCACTGCGGCAGCCCCGTCCCTCCCGGGAGCGCGGCGCGCGACTTCTGCTGCGTGGGGTGCGAGGCCGTGCACGGGCTGCTCGTGGAGCAGGGGCTCACGCGCTACTACCAGCTCGCGCAAGGGAGGACGGCGCCCGCCCCTGAGCCGCGCAAGGAACGCGCGTTCGCGTGGCTGGAGCCGCTCATCAGCCGCGCCGAGTCCATCCCTGGCCCGCTGTGCGCGCTCGAGCTGGACGTGCAGGGCATCCACTGCGCCGCATGCGTGTGGTTGATGAACGAGCTGTTCCGCCGCCAGCCGGGCGGCGCGGGCCTGACGGTGGACCCGGCCCTGGGCAAGGTGCGGATGCAGTGGCGGCGGGGCGCCTTCGACGTGGCGGAGTTCCTGCGCGGCGTGGAGGGCTTCGGCTACCGCTTCGGTCCCAGCCGCAAGCGCCCGGAGCGCGCGAGCCTGGACCTGCCCATCCGCCTGGGCGTCTGCGCCGCGCTGTCGATGAACGTGATGCTGTTCTCGGTGAGCTTCTACGTGGGGCTCACGCCGGAGGACGGTGAGGCCTTCCGCCTCTTCACGCGGCTGAGCCTGTGGCTGTCGTCCGCCGTCGTGGGGGTGGGCGGCTGGCCCTTCTTCCGCGCGGCGCTCCAGGGACTGCGGCGCGGCGTGCTGCACCTGGACCTGCCCATCGCCCTGGGCATCCTGCTGGTGTTCGGCATGTCGCTGGCGCAGGCGCGCGGCGGGCGCGGCGACCTGGCGTACTTCGACACGCTCAACACCTTCGTCACGCTGATGCTGGTGGGGCGGTGGCTCCAGCAGCGCGTGCTGGAGCGCAACCGGCGCTTCCTGCTGGATGACGACGGCGCGGAAGGGCTCTTCGTGCGCAGGGAGGAGGGCACCCGGCTCGCCACCGTGCGCGCCGCCGAGGTGGCCGACGGCGACGTGCTGGTGATTGCGCCGGGAGACCTGGTGCCCGTGGACGCGGCGCTGCTCGATTCGGGCGCGCGGGTGTCCACGGATTGGATGACGGGCGAGCCCGGCGAGCGCGCGGTGGGGCAGGGCGAGGCGCTGCCCGCGGGCGCGTTCAACGCCGGGCGCGAGGCGGTGCGCGTCCAGGCGAAGCAGGCCTTCACGGACTCGCCGCTGGTGGCGCTGCTCCGTCGCGCTCCCGCCGATGCGGGCGGCCCCGCGCTGCACACCCGCTTCTGGGACCGCGTGTCGCGGCGCTGGGTGGCGACGGTGCTCTTCGTCTCCGCGCTGGGGCTCGCGTCGTGGTGGCCCGCCGGGCCGGACAAGGCGCTGGAGGTGGCGGTCGCGCTGCTGGTGGTGACGTGCCCGTGCGCCATCGGCATCGCCACGCCGCTGGCCTACGAGCTGGTCCAGGCGCGCCTGCGCCGTGGCGGCTTCTTCATCCGGAGCACGGACCTGCTGGACCGGCTGCCCCGCGTGCGCAAGGTGCTCTTCGACAAGACGGGGACGCTGACGCTGGGGCGCCTGGAGTTGGTGGACCGCGCCGCCGTGACGGGCTTGACGCCCGCGACGCGCGACGTCGCGTTCGACCTGGTGTCGCGCAGCAACCATCCCGCCAGCCGGTGTCTGGCCGCCGCGCTGGCCCGGGGGGGCGCGCGCTTCAACCCCGAGGCGCGGGTGGCGGAGCGGGCCGGCCAGGGGCTGGAGATGGTTCGCGAGGGTGTCCGGTGGCGGCTGGGCCGCGCGGACTGGGCCACGGAGGCGCGGGTGGCGGAGCCGCAGGTCCATGCGCCGGACCGGCCATTCGCGGCCGAGGGCCGACTCCCGAAAGCCCCGGCGCGCGTGGAGGTCCTCCTCTCCGGCGCGGGGCTCGCGGCGGGTCCGGTGCTCACGCGGGACGGCGTGCCGGTGGCCTTCTTCCAGCTCCAGGAGTCGGTGCGGCCCGACGCGCGCCGCGAGGTCCACGCGCTCCAGGGCGAAGGGCGCGAGGTGTGGCTCATCTCCGGGGACCTGCCGACGCGCGTGGAGGCCCTGGCCGCCGCGCTGGGCATCCCCGCCGGGCACGCCCTGGGCGGCCTGCGTCCCGAGGACAAGGCCGAGGCTGTCGCGAAGCTGGACGCGGCGGACACGCTGTACCTGGGCGACGGCGTCAACGACAGCCTCGCCTTCGAGCGGGCGCTCTGCGCGGGCACGCCCGCCATCGACCGGCCGGTGATGCCGGGCAAGAGCGACTTCTTCCTCCTGGGCGAGGGCCTGGGCGCCATCCGCGAGGCCCTGCGGCTGTCGGCGCGGCTGCGGCGGGTGGTGCGCCGGCTGCTGGCCCTGGCGGTGGGCTACAACGTGGTGGCCGTCTCCGTGTGCCTGTCCGGGTGGATGACGCCGCTGCGCGCCGCCGTGGCCATGCCCGCCACCAGCCTGGCCACCGTGCTCTTCACGGTGTGGTGGCTGTCCGCTTCACGCGAGCGCGCCGCAGCCGCCACGCCCACACCGCCGCTGCGGGAGGTGCCGGCATGA
- a CDS encoding sulfite exporter TauE/SafE family protein, with amino-acid sequence MSPEPAALAAVLHSTAPNVVAGALGAFVVGLTGSLHCLLMCGPLACAGLPGAPGPERRGAVLAYQGARLGAYALVGGALGLLGGGVTQALAVSTRPYLPWLMAVALVASALELGKRLRPLPGMANLARHVTRWGAKFSWAGRASAMGAVTPLLPCGVLYGVFAVALASGSFSGGALVLAAFALGGLPALLGAQLQAALWKHRPKWMSLLLQRAVPLAAAAVLIYRAVGTGNGGPSCH; translated from the coding sequence ATGTCACCCGAACCGGCCGCGCTCGCCGCTGTGTTGCACAGCACCGCTCCCAACGTTGTCGCCGGCGCGCTGGGCGCGTTCGTGGTGGGCCTCACGGGGAGCTTGCATTGCCTCCTCATGTGCGGCCCGCTGGCCTGCGCGGGCCTCCCTGGCGCTCCAGGCCCGGAGCGGCGCGGGGCCGTCCTCGCCTACCAGGGCGCGCGCCTGGGCGCCTATGCCCTCGTGGGCGGCGCGCTGGGCCTGCTGGGCGGAGGCGTCACCCAGGCGCTGGCGGTCTCCACGCGCCCGTACCTGCCCTGGCTGATGGCGGTGGCGCTGGTCGCGTCCGCGCTGGAGCTGGGCAAGCGCCTGCGTCCGCTGCCGGGCATGGCGAACCTGGCGCGTCACGTGACGCGCTGGGGCGCAAAGTTTTCGTGGGCGGGCCGCGCGAGCGCAATGGGTGCGGTGACGCCGCTGCTGCCCTGCGGCGTCCTCTATGGCGTGTTCGCGGTGGCGCTGGCGAGCGGCTCGTTCAGCGGCGGCGCGCTGGTGCTCGCGGCGTTCGCGCTCGGCGGCCTGCCTGCCCTGCTGGGCGCCCAGCTTCAGGCCGCGCTGTGGAAGCACCGCCCGAAGTGGATGTCCCTGCTGCTCCAGCGGGCGGTGCCCCTGGCGGCGGCGGCGGTGCTCATCTACCGCGCCGTGGGCACCGGCAACGGAGGTCCGAGCTGCCACTGA
- a CDS encoding DUF2254 domain-containing protein, which produces MQLRLTRFAERLSTSYWVVPALCVAAAIGLSQLAQALDARLTQHEHDWYLFQGGPEGARSVLSAVASSMLTFAGLVFSVTILVLQQASNQFSPRILRTFLRDRKSQMALGIFTGTFVYALLGLRTVRGTSENLDIESHVPSLSVWLAVVLALLCVGAFIFYIHHVAQSIRAVVILSRIHDETCETMERMYPEGVGLDAAETCQEGAPRGAPSLVIPHDGSSGVLLTVDEDQLMTHARRAGVTLAVVPMVGDFVPHGSALFEVWGEAGSLDVKAVLGAVGLGRERTLQQDTAFGFRQLIDVAERALSPGINDPSTAVQAIDQLHDLLRRLVLRRFPSTHRLDDQGALRLVCPRPDFDDYVRLSLDEIREYGEESIQVARRLRFLLEDLLRVAPDFRRGELERQRSLLDATVTRVFEDARVAAEARRAGPQGHGPH; this is translated from the coding sequence ATGCAGCTCCGTCTTACACGCTTCGCTGAGCGGCTCAGCACGAGCTATTGGGTGGTCCCCGCGCTCTGCGTGGCCGCCGCCATCGGCCTGTCCCAGCTCGCCCAGGCGCTGGACGCCCGCCTGACGCAGCACGAGCATGACTGGTACCTCTTCCAAGGCGGCCCCGAGGGCGCCCGCTCCGTCCTCTCCGCCGTGGCGTCCTCGATGCTGACGTTCGCGGGCCTCGTCTTCTCCGTCACCATCCTGGTGCTCCAGCAGGCCAGCAACCAGTTCTCACCGCGCATCCTCCGCACGTTCCTCCGGGACCGGAAGAGCCAGATGGCGCTGGGCATCTTCACGGGCACCTTCGTCTATGCCCTGCTGGGGCTGCGCACCGTCCGGGGCACGTCGGAGAACCTGGACATCGAGAGCCATGTCCCGTCGCTCTCCGTCTGGCTCGCCGTGGTGCTCGCGCTGCTGTGCGTGGGCGCCTTCATCTTCTACATCCACCATGTGGCGCAATCCATCCGGGCCGTGGTCATCCTCTCTCGCATCCACGACGAGACGTGCGAGACGATGGAGCGCATGTATCCGGAGGGTGTCGGGCTCGACGCCGCGGAGACGTGTCAGGAGGGCGCCCCCCGCGGCGCGCCCTCGCTCGTCATCCCCCACGACGGCAGCTCCGGCGTGCTCCTCACCGTGGATGAGGACCAGTTGATGACCCACGCACGGCGCGCGGGCGTCACGCTCGCCGTCGTGCCCATGGTGGGTGACTTCGTGCCCCACGGGAGCGCGCTCTTCGAGGTCTGGGGAGAGGCCGGCTCGCTCGACGTCAAGGCCGTCCTGGGCGCGGTCGGGCTCGGTCGCGAGCGCACGCTCCAGCAGGACACCGCCTTCGGCTTCCGCCAGCTCATCGACGTGGCCGAGCGCGCCCTCTCCCCTGGCATCAACGACCCGTCCACGGCCGTCCAGGCCATCGACCAGCTCCATGACCTGCTGCGCCGGCTGGTCCTCCGGCGCTTCCCGAGCACGCATCGGCTGGACGACCAGGGGGCGCTGCGGCTGGTCTGCCCGCGCCCCGACTTCGACGACTACGTGCGGCTCTCCCTGGATGAGATTCGCGAGTACGGGGAGGAGTCCATCCAGGTGGCCCGCCGCCTGCGCTTCCTGCTGGAGGACCTGCTGCGGGTGGCGCCCGACTTCCGGCGCGGGGAGCTGGAGCGCCAGCGCTCGCTGCTCGACGCCACCGTCACCCGGGTGTTCGAGGATGCCAGGGTCGCGGCGGAGGCCCGGCGCGCGGGGCCCCAGGGCCACGGACCGCACTGA
- a CDS encoding potassium channel family protein, whose protein sequence is MKRIIVVGLGNFGSVLAVRLHEQGHDVIAIDPRPAVVDALGSRVSKAMVGDATQRQVLEEVGARGADAAIVSTGEDLSASILALLALRDTGIQDIYVKVRSDDHARIANALGATESIFPERESALGLASRITSGRLLQYVQLGTEFGLQEMPVPEAWYGKSLRVLALPQRYRVHVVAVHDVLQDRMLPVPDPDRLLTPSDALLVAGEPSALEAVAALR, encoded by the coding sequence ATGAAGCGCATCATCGTGGTGGGGTTGGGCAACTTCGGCTCGGTCCTCGCCGTGCGCCTGCATGAGCAGGGGCATGACGTCATCGCCATCGACCCGCGCCCCGCGGTGGTCGATGCGCTGGGCTCGCGGGTGTCCAAGGCCATGGTCGGAGACGCCACGCAGCGGCAGGTCCTGGAGGAGGTGGGGGCGCGCGGCGCGGACGCGGCCATCGTCTCCACGGGCGAGGACCTCTCGGCCAGCATCCTCGCGCTGCTCGCCCTGCGCGACACCGGCATCCAGGACATCTACGTGAAGGTCCGCTCGGATGACCACGCGCGCATCGCGAACGCGCTGGGGGCCACGGAGAGCATCTTCCCCGAGCGCGAGAGCGCCCTGGGCCTGGCCAGCCGCATCACCAGCGGCCGGCTGCTGCAGTACGTGCAGTTGGGGACGGAGTTCGGGCTGCAGGAGATGCCGGTGCCGGAGGCCTGGTACGGAAAGAGCCTGCGCGTGCTCGCCCTGCCGCAGCGCTACCGCGTGCACGTCGTCGCCGTGCATGACGTGCTCCAGGACCGCATGCTCCCCGTGCCGGATCCGGACCGGCTGCTCACCCCGTCCGATGCGCTGCTGGTCGCGGGCGAGCCCTCGGCGCTCGAGGCCGTGGCCGCGCTGCGCTGA
- a CDS encoding TrkH family potassium uptake protein has protein sequence MDSFLRSPFRWLWLRWFSISPAMLLALSFAALIAVGTAGLLWLPGLYTGPRLGFLDALFTMTSAVCVTGLSVVNTATALTLWGQLWLLVFIQLGGLGLVTLTTLVIGALGRRLSLRSEVIVGAPIDYTHRENVLSLTLRVARFTLWVEALGALLLWLLWLPRFGWKDAAWHAVFHSVSAFCNAGFSTFSDSLVGLDESPLSLLVLSFLIILGSLGYLSSEEALRWWRSRDERSRRMSVHTFAALLVTGVLLVGGAVLFALFEWRGTLAHLGYVDRVANAWFMSATARTAGFNSVSYAEVSNASGFFTILLMVVGGSPGSTAGGLKTTTLAVLAALAFTRIRGRRHAELHGRAIPEGTIERTVSLALIAFGVMTAAVFVLSFTEGRGAESVQAARASFLPVFFEVVSAFCTVGLTMDVSPSLTVAGKLQVIALMFVGRLGPLSFFAALSLRARTHLRHVRPAQEDLIVG, from the coding sequence GTGGACTCCTTCCTGCGATCTCCCTTTCGTTGGCTCTGGCTGCGCTGGTTCTCCATCTCACCCGCGATGTTGCTGGCGCTCTCCTTCGCGGCGCTCATCGCGGTCGGGACGGCGGGGCTGCTCTGGCTCCCGGGGCTGTACACGGGCCCACGGCTGGGGTTCCTCGACGCGCTCTTCACCATGACGAGCGCGGTGTGTGTGACGGGCCTCTCGGTGGTGAACACCGCGACGGCGCTCACCCTCTGGGGGCAGCTCTGGCTGCTCGTCTTCATCCAGTTGGGCGGCCTGGGGCTCGTCACCCTCACCACGCTCGTCATCGGCGCGCTGGGCCGCCGGCTGTCGCTCCGCAGCGAGGTCATCGTCGGCGCCCCCATTGACTACACGCATCGGGAGAACGTGCTGTCCCTGACCTTGCGTGTCGCGCGCTTCACCCTGTGGGTGGAGGCGCTGGGGGCGCTGCTGCTGTGGCTGCTGTGGCTGCCGCGCTTCGGCTGGAAGGATGCGGCCTGGCACGCCGTCTTCCACTCGGTCAGCGCCTTCTGCAACGCCGGCTTCTCGACGTTCAGTGATTCGCTGGTGGGGCTCGACGAGTCGCCCCTCTCGCTCCTGGTCCTCTCCTTCCTCATCATCCTGGGCAGCCTGGGCTACCTGTCCAGCGAGGAGGCGCTGCGCTGGTGGCGCAGCCGGGACGAGCGCTCCCGGCGGATGAGCGTGCACACCTTCGCGGCGTTGCTCGTCACCGGCGTGCTGCTGGTGGGAGGGGCCGTGCTCTTCGCGCTCTTCGAGTGGCGCGGGACGCTGGCGCACCTGGGCTACGTGGACCGGGTGGCCAACGCCTGGTTCATGTCCGCCACGGCGCGCACGGCGGGCTTCAACAGCGTGAGCTACGCCGAGGTGAGCAACGCGAGCGGCTTCTTCACCATCCTGCTCATGGTGGTGGGCGGCAGCCCTGGCTCCACGGCGGGCGGGCTGAAGACGACGACGCTGGCGGTGCTGGCGGCGCTCGCCTTCACGCGCATCCGGGGCCGCCGGCACGCCGAGCTGCACGGCCGCGCCATCCCGGAGGGCACCATCGAGCGCACCGTGTCGCTGGCCCTCATCGCCTTCGGGGTGATGACGGCCGCGGTCTTCGTGCTCAGCTTCACCGAGGGCCGCGGGGCGGAGTCCGTGCAGGCCGCGCGCGCCAGCTTCCTGCCCGTCTTCTTCGAGGTGGTCAGCGCCTTCTGCACGGTGGGGCTGACCATGGACGTGTCACCCTCGCTGACCGTGGCGGGCAAGCTGCAGGTCATCGCGCTGATGTTCGTGGGGCGGCTGGGGCCGCTGTCCTTCTTCGCGGCCCTCAGCCTCCGCGCCCGGACGCACCTGCGGCACGTGCGCCCCGCGCAAGAGGACCTCATCGTTGGTTAA
- a CDS encoding TetR/AcrR family transcriptional regulator, whose protein sequence is MATKKRLSGADRRVQLMEVGRGVFAAKGYEATSIEEVAQRAGVSKPIVYEHFGAKEGLYAAIVDREMDDLVSRVSERIATGTPRERFERAVLAFMTYAKEVPAGFAVLTRDSPLTVGRRGLTRVIDDLALRVADIFKVEFEHAGYNPKVAPIYANALLGMVTQVGQWWAEDGRSFSIDHVARHVAALGWMGLRHLPKEPSTSGGRRAPKRRGG, encoded by the coding sequence GTGGCGACGAAGAAGCGACTGTCGGGGGCTGACCGCCGGGTTCAGTTGATGGAGGTGGGGCGAGGGGTGTTCGCCGCGAAGGGCTACGAAGCGACCTCCATCGAGGAGGTCGCGCAGCGGGCGGGCGTGTCGAAGCCCATCGTCTACGAGCACTTCGGCGCGAAGGAGGGGCTCTACGCGGCCATCGTGGACCGGGAGATGGATGACCTGGTGTCGCGCGTGTCGGAGCGTATCGCCACGGGCACGCCCCGCGAGCGGTTCGAGCGCGCGGTGCTGGCCTTCATGACGTACGCCAAGGAGGTGCCCGCGGGCTTCGCGGTGCTGACGCGCGACTCCCCGTTGACGGTGGGGCGCCGGGGCCTGACGCGCGTCATCGACGACCTGGCGCTGCGCGTGGCGGACATCTTCAAGGTCGAGTTCGAGCACGCCGGCTACAACCCCAAGGTCGCCCCCATCTACGCGAACGCGCTGCTGGGCATGGTGACGCAGGTGGGGCAGTGGTGGGCCGAGGACGGGCGCTCCTTCTCCATCGACCACGTCGCGCGCCATGTCGCGGCGCTCGGGTGGATGGGGCTCCGGCACCTGCCGAAGGAGCCGTCCACGTCCGGTGGGCGGCGCGCTCCGAAGCGGCGCGGCGGTTGA